The Vanacampus margaritifer isolate UIUO_Vmar chromosome 16, RoL_Vmar_1.0, whole genome shotgun sequence genome includes the window GACTTTGCCTTCGTGGCGGCGGACAAAGACAGCTGCGTGCTCAAGTGTCACGTGTTCCGCTGCGACGCGCCCGCCAAGGCCATTGCCACCGCGCTGCATCACATGTGCTCGCAGGTCAGTCGCACCTGAGCCGCCACACGCTGCACACACCGTGATCATGACGTCGCACACCATGGCGATGATGTCACGCGCCATGATTTGTCACACACGCACGGCATGGCACCCAAgtagttttccaaaataattttttgattcGCGAGTAGCGAATGAGTAAACGAATTTAAGTGCAGCGCCACAAGATGATGATGTCACACCATTGGCGTTCTCAGATGATGTCCCACCAGACGTTCCGCTCTGTCTCCATGGACAGCATCTCGCCCGAGGACCTGCCCCGGCAAGGTGACAGGTCACTTCGCCCGCTCCGCTCTGATTGGCCGCCCGTCCGCTGACCCCTCCTCCTTACATGTGTCTTTCAGTGGACTTCCTGGAGGCGGGGCTTGAGGGCGTCCACAAGTTTGATGTCCACTACGTCGGAAACTTGGCCGTGTCCCGCGGCATGGGTACCCGACGCCAACGTCACATGACAGCCTGGACCACGCCCCCTTTTGAATCACTcgctgcatgtgtgtgcgtgcgtatgtgcATTTGTATGTTGCAGGCATGGAGGTGTTAAACTTGGCCATCGAGAGCATCATGAACTCCACCCACCGCCATGAGTGGCAGGCAACTGTCATCCACGTGACCGACAACTTCCTGTCTGTCTTTAAGGTACACTCGCTCTCTTTTGATTCAACTTCCTGTCCCTATCCAactggatgtttaaaaaaaaataaatcaatcacttGTATTTTGTTGCAACTTCTTATGTCCCATACAGATTGTgttgttttggttgttgttgtttgttttgcttcaacttcctgtttctataatatattttatatatagaaAGGTGGACTTAAAAAAATCGGGGACAACTTTCAGTATGTGTCTCAGGTATTTTGAAATGTTCTTgttctttcttgttttattttgaactttCTGTGTTACCCAGGCGGACTTGCTTTTTCATTCTGATACAACAAAGTGAAACATTTTGTCTAAGGAACACTTTATTTTGATACGACCTCCTGTGCTACCTAgatgtacttttaaaaaaaaacatatgatgCAACTTTTATGTGCAGCAGCAGGAAGGTGAGGAGCCAGTGTGGGCGTGTCAGGTGCGTTTCCTCAGCTTCCTGGGCGTCGGCCATGACAGTCGCACCTTTGCCGTCATCGTGGACGGCGGCCGACAGCGTTTCGAATGTCACGTCTTCTGGTGCGAGCCGGACGCCGGCCTCTTGTCCGAGGCCGTCCAGGCAGCGTGCATGGTAAGCTAATGTAGCTTAGCTTAGTCTAGTTTAGCATTACTGTTCATCAGGGAGGGCAAAATTACCACTGCTCTGAATCTATGACtggataggccaagacttttgaagccgccaggccgccatattgctcctcccaataaacgtttctcggcatacgatcctatacatttgcATTATGGAAATTGGAggacatttgagacagtacttagtagaaacagcatcatttatgatgtatttgttaactctttgactgccagacgttttcagaaacgggatgtcgccagtgccagccgatttaagcattttgactgatctttcaaggtccacagaaaattatgtgtttggactatggaaacacacatactaccaaatgaaaagattggactctcatctttcatcagaaaaaaaaagtttgtttctaccttattccgtttttcagtaatcaacaatagaaaatggttaatttcacctctgttttgaaacaaacgtcttttaacgtctttggcactcctccctaggattttactaaacgttatttaacgtttttggcagtcaacgagttaaacataaacaagaggacttcagacattttacaacttgccttaaatacatgtataaatgatgcctgtaattcaacaaaagttaCCTCTGCctaatctaatattggggtctaaggaactgagcgataaaagaaaaagggggtttTCAAAGCAGCTTTTTTAACTTGTtcaaaaatagtgaccaccccaccacaaccccccaccccccccccccccccccaccctcgccCCCGGCCCtttactaactgcctacgagctgtatatgtctcatctgtacgtataccgtatacagtagtctgctcgtgagatgggaggagtaagatggccgccctgtgacttcaacggcttgcacgggcatGTGTGGGCTatcagtcatatattcagatcagtgacaATTACTCACACGATGCACTTAAGTAGAATTTTTACTCTACTTGGTTATTTACCACCACTGATAATGGACGCGTGGTCCTTTCAGGTTCAGTATCAGAAGTGTTTGGTGGCTCAGACGCCGCCACCCAGGAGCCGACTTTGGCACGCCACTGCGCCCAAAGTTAAACGCGCCAACTCCATGGATGGCGCCGCTTTCAACGTGTCGCCCCGGAAGGGAAATGGTGGCCATAGCAGCGGCGTGGGCGTTCGCAGAGGCATGATGGCCTTCTTTGACACCTTCCGCAACAAACAGGCCGCCACCTCATAACGGCGGCGGGAGAGTCAATCCCCGGGTTGGACTTGCTGCTGACCGACCAACACGTGGTCAAGTGGTCACATGATCCGTGTCGCGGATGCTCACtaggaaataaatacaatgttgGTCTGACTGGATGTACTCGAGCTTTTTTGGGAGGAAGTGATGTCACCAAAACAACATATAGAGTATGAAAGCCCTTGTTTGTCCGTGTGTGACCTGaaattgactggtgaccagtccataTCTATTCAATTGACTTTACTTTAATATTGTGGTCCAAAGTAACCCTCCCAGCACTTATTATATGCAAATACAATAATACATAATTATTACTATATAATTATACTACACAAGTGCAATTTCTGTCAAGCCACCCAATATAAATGTGGATTTTGACGTCAACGCCCCTTGCTCAAGCCAGGTGTATCGGAGCGctcaaatgaagacaaaacGAATGAATGCTTGTGTGCCAAAATaatcattattcattcattgccatggAGACAAGTCCCGGTACATTGAATCTGTGAACTTGTTAACACTAATGGCCGCAGGGAGTGTGAGTGTTCTCTCGCGTAAAAATATAAACATCCATCcagctataaaaataaacaaatgtataCATCAGCTGCATTTATGGATAATTCCCCCAAAGAACTTACTTGAACAGGGACTAGGCGGGACTATGATAGCAGCGTGGCCTTCCTGGGAACGTGGGGTCGTTTCCAGCTGGTGGTTTTCTTCCTGCTCTGCTCCACCGTCTTGCCCAACGGTACGGGCACCTTCTCACTGTAGCAattcgtccgtccgtccgtcttcttccgcttatccggggtcgggtcgcgggggcagcagctttagcagggaagcccagacttccctctccccagccacttcagccagctcatccgacgggaccccaaggcgttcccaggacagccgagagacatagtctctccagcgtgtcctgggtcgtccccggggcctcctgccggtaggacatgcccggaacacctccccagggaggcgtccaggaggcatccgaaccagatgcccgagccacctcaactggttcctctcaacgtggaggagcagcgactcgacgctgagtccctctcggatgaccgagcttctcaccctatcgctcagggagagcccggctaccctgcggaggaaactcatttcggccgcttgtatccgggatcttgttctttcggtcacgacccacagctcgtgaccgtaggtgagggtaggaacgtagatcgactggtaaatcgagagctttgcctttcggctcagctccttcttcaccacaacggaccgatacagcgtccgcatcactgcagacgctgcgtctgtagcaattttatttttcaattctcTGATTAACCTTAAATGTGTtcctctttttagagtgtagttgaACCCTGCTgtaaaaacgaaacaaaaaaaaaaaacacagcatagACCCGCATAGGTGCTAACCAGCATAATAGCTACCGCACTGCTTTTGTGGTGGGAAAACCGGCAAGGTTGTAACTGACAACATTGACCTTCCTCTCAGGTATTCTGGGTCTGACAGTTTCGGATCGCCACTGCTGTAAACTGTACCCGACGGTGCTGCGGAACACAACATCCGGGACCTGCGTCATGGTGTCGCGAATAGGAAGCtgcttttaatgttttaagtgtctcaaagacgtatttatacgttgttgttgtttttttttttttttaaatgtagagcatacagaaggctttgatgcagcatttcaactgcagagaacggttgaggaaatggtagttattacaaaaaacggccagcaggtggcagcagagcaaacgaGATCAACCAaggtcatgttgaaaaaaaaagctaatttacccacagttctatacagattagggaataatgatgaaatttagctatattctaatgctaattgctgctaaacggaaacagatagaaatgtgcttttttccccccgatgAAACTTTCATgttcttatagcaatagaacacagtattttgtgggccttgcaaaatgagtcaaaatctagtaaaacagccgggagcgaaggggattgcttcagtgaaaatttgCATACACACGCAATGTATACACGCATAATTTATAATACATAATACACGCAATTTGGTTACCTGCAGCGTGACTTTTCTGTACAGTGGCAGTCGAAAAAACCTCCAAATCCACGAATGTCATCGCAAACCAACTGTGTTATCACACTGAGGATTTTACCGATAAATTGTAGAACTGAATTGTGTACATGTATGGTATGCATGATACATATATTTAGTTCTGGATGATAATTAGTATGTTTATTTCtacatctaaaaaataataaaaaggtgtaaaaacacatttaaatcttgttctaaaataaaaataaaatcccaaattCACTAATTATCAATAGTTGGAATGATTTCTATTAGGGACATTTCACACATTCACTGGACATCAATGGACTTCCTTTAGGTCTCTTCTTCTttggtgtgtgtgcttttgtagACGCTTTTTCGGCAGCAcctagaggaaaaaaagagagttacaccttaaaaaagaaaatcagcaTTTGACCAATAGTGGGCAAAGTACGGACTTGGGCAGCGTTCTTAAAGCGTTCTTAATAATGTCAAGGCTTATTCTTAAACAAGCGTTAACATTATTAAGatttcttgtaatatttgcaGCATTCatttatcaatttatttttctctaAAATTGTTTGATGAAAAatctatgtatttatgtatttatatatctcCTCAAATAGTTGGTTAATTTGTGAATAtaacaaatatttgtaaaatttatatttttacatactTCCGTTTAACTATTTATagaaatgcattttattgtatGATTTATCAATTAgaagcaaatttatttaaaattatttaaaaaatagtattgtacatttaatagatattagagttttaaaaaaaatcgtatctttgaatgagttaaaatataatttaaattttataaatgtatttcctttaatttatttttcattcatttcaaattaaataaatggccaaattgatttttttgttaaaaaaaatgtgatgaaaataaacaattatacATAGACATtatatttgacaattttaaacatgtaatttagtaaataattgtttaattatgtacatttattctgattttaactttttttgtacaaatgagGTAAGACTTTTATtatatgttaatttatttttattcattcattaactcattaaaggggaagtaaagtaaaattgtatttttttatttttttttacaataatatgttcaggTTAATGGCCTGGCCCGTctgctgctttaaaaaaaaatttgtggcccTTGAGCACAAACGTTGGCGTTGACCCGACATGGATGGCGACGGCGAGGTCGGTCTCCCGGCGACCGCTCACCCGGGGAAGGGCTGCGTGTGATCGGGGGTTTCCGGCAGGGGCATTCCGTAGCTCTCGGGCAGCAGGAAGCTGAGCAACGCCGCTGTGCTGATCAGGACGCTCATCAGGATGTACGGCAGCGACACCGAATAGCTTCCTGTGGCAAATGAGGTAACAAATCGCCAGACAGGACAAaaagttagagagagagagagagagagagagagagattcttACTCAGGTAGAGGATGTAGGGTGAGAGGATGCTGCCAATCCTGGAAGCCATGGAGCAGGCGCCCATGGCCGTGTTCCTCAGCACGGTTGGGTAGAGCTCAGCCGAGTAAGCGTAGATGTGGCTGAACGCCAGCGTCAGGCAGAACTTGCCTATCATCTCCAGAGTCACCGCCAACCAGTGCAGGTCTGCCGGCGGGGAGATAGCGTTCGTCacaatcttgtttttgttgaagcacaatttaaaaaacaacaaactactTTTAGGTCATAAACATGTGTTTTTTGCTCAAGTCGACTAAAAGTTCTACTGCCAAACactaaagaatggaaaaagctggaagtacttttttaaagtattttgtgGGTCAAAATTTGGGATAGCCCGATTATCGGCCGATTATCGATCATCTGCCTTTTTaggaatctgaaggccgatgaagctggtatctcactcgGCGGTGAGTGCTTGCCAATATAGCAAATTTAGGGCTTTTGTCGATTTGTACGACGTTCACAGTTTtgacttgtcgcaaagacattttgaacacattcagacagtttttcactgtctgcgaagatcttttgaaaagCTTTTATGAACTCTGACGAAAACGCcaaaattagctacattcgcgtgcatttgtcgctcagtgaaatacagggaacttttcatttatggatcgatataaatttccactttataaaaaaaatatgctgacaATGGGAACTCCctagactttttatttaaaaaaagaaaaagatagaaagaacattttaaaatgatggtgaaatttagaaaaaatatttccagTAGGATTTTAGTTAGCTAtttacttgcttttttttttttttttttttttaatttagcttatgCTGATGACCCTAGAAACTTCTTGCaatttttgtcataatttttaaacaaagatgtcaattctttatatgtttaaaatgaaaagaaaaaatatattttttaaattttgacgctaatattttctcttttgctGCAAATGAAtttcggcctccttgactactaatcgGTATcgatcttgaaaaaaatatattggtcAATCAcgagtcaaaatgcttaaaaatgtgACGACAATATTTGTGTAGCTAACCCAGCAGTGGGTCCAAATGGGGGCCGAGTaaatgctgggttatttatacccCAGTGCACCTGGTTGAGGATTTGATTTTGATAGGGAGCAAGGATTCAACCCAATCTGCCAAATAACAGTAATTAACCCGTTTTAATAATAAGTCATTATTCACCAAAAATTTAGTGTGTAAGGATTTTAGCCTggcggggggttgggggggacgGAGGGTGTCCGTACCTGCCGGAAAGAGCTGGATGACCAGGAGGAAGAATCCCGAAGAGAAGAGACTACCGGCCATGGTGAGTCGACGAGGGCAGCGGCAAAACATGAGCCACGTGATGAAGTAGGCCGGGATCTCCACCGCTGCCGACAGGAAACAGTTGAAGTAGGCGTCGCCGTGCAGGTTGGACGTGTTGAGCGACAGGGCCAGGTAGGCGGCGGCTA containing:
- the apbb3 gene encoding amyloid-beta A4 precursor protein-binding family B member 3 isoform X3 is translated as MMGKDYMLAIIIVNCDDNIWTDQNLLLDPDLPSGWRTIHDSTGTYYWHVPTGATQWQHPRLDGKPMLPQPDAKSDDQGPPGCSAVPPDTRSWRSDDPCHHDNSSQQCFSVRSLGWLQVEEDDLSPGRSSLVVGNVIQQLSGCGVPPGQSDAPGVLGEGREMRLLLKRDTLTLVDSLDHTPLYCQPIINIRVWGVGSNNGRDRDFAFVAADKDSCVLKCHVFRCDAPAKAIATALHHMCSQMMSHQTFRSVSMDSISPEDLPRQVDFLEAGLEGVHKFDVHYVGNLAVSRGMGMEVLNLAIESIMNSTHRHEWQATVIHVTDNFLSVFKQEGEEPVWACQVRFLSFLGVGHDSRTFAVIVDGGRQRFECHVFWCEPDAGLLSEAVQAACMVQYQKCLVAQTPPPRSRLWHATAPKVKRANSMDGAAFNVSPRKGNGGHSSGVGVRRGMMAFFDTFRNKQAATS
- the apbb3 gene encoding amyloid-beta A4 precursor protein-binding family B member 3 isoform X2; the encoded protein is MMGKDYMLAIIIVNCDDNIWTDQNLLLDPDLPSGWRTIHDSTGTYYWHVPTGATQWQHPRLDGKPMLPQPDAKSDDQGPPGCSAVPPDTRSWRSDDPCHHDNSSQCFSVRSLGWLQVEEDDLSPGRSSLVVGNVIQQLSGCGVPPGQSDAPGVLGEGREMRLLLKRDTLTLVDSLDHTPLYCQPIINIRVWGVGSNNGRDRDFAFVAADKDSCVLKCHVFRCDAPAKAIATALHHMCSQMMSHQTFRSVSMDSISPEDLPRQVDFLEAGLEGVHKFDVHYVGNLAVSRGMGMEVLNLAIESIMNSTHRHEWQATVIHVTDNFLSVFKQQEGEEPVWACQVRFLSFLGVGHDSRTFAVIVDGGRQRFECHVFWCEPDAGLLSEAVQAACMVQYQKCLVAQTPPPRSRLWHATAPKVKRANSMDGAAFNVSPRKGNGGHSSGVGVRRGMMAFFDTFRNKQAATS
- the apbb3 gene encoding amyloid-beta A4 precursor protein-binding family B member 3 isoform X1 encodes the protein MMGKDYMLAIIIVNCDDNIWTDQNLLLDPDLPSGWRTIHDSTGTYYWHVPTGATQWQHPRLDGKPMLPQPDAKSDDQGPPGCSAVPPDTRSWRSDDPCHHDNSSQQCFSVRSLGWLQVEEDDLSPGRSSLVVGNVIQQLSGCGVPPGQSDAPGVLGEGREMRLLLKRDTLTLVDSLDHTPLYCQPIINIRVWGVGSNNGRDRDFAFVAADKDSCVLKCHVFRCDAPAKAIATALHHMCSQMMSHQTFRSVSMDSISPEDLPRQVDFLEAGLEGVHKFDVHYVGNLAVSRGMGMEVLNLAIESIMNSTHRHEWQATVIHVTDNFLSVFKQQEGEEPVWACQVRFLSFLGVGHDSRTFAVIVDGGRQRFECHVFWCEPDAGLLSEAVQAACMVQYQKCLVAQTPPPRSRLWHATAPKVKRANSMDGAAFNVSPRKGNGGHSSGVGVRRGMMAFFDTFRNKQAATS
- the apbb3 gene encoding amyloid-beta A4 precursor protein-binding family B member 3 isoform X4, encoding MMGKDYMLAIIIVNCDDNIWTDQNLLLDPDLPSGWRTIHDSTGTYYWHVPTGATQWQHPRLDGKPMLPQPDAKSDDQGPPGCSAVPPDTRSWRSDDPCHHDNSSQQCFSVRSLGWLQVEEDDLSPGRSSLVVGNVIQQLSGCGVPPGQSDAPGVLGEGREMRLLLKRDTLTLVDSLDHTPLYCQPIINIRVWGVGSNNGRDFAFVAADKDSCVLKCHVFRCDAPAKAIATALHHMCSQMMSHQTFRSVSMDSISPEDLPRQVDFLEAGLEGVHKFDVHYVGNLAVSRGMGMEVLNLAIESIMNSTHRHEWQATVIHVTDNFLSVFKQQEGEEPVWACQVRFLSFLGVGHDSRTFAVIVDGGRQRFECHVFWCEPDAGLLSEAVQAACMVQYQKCLVAQTPPPRSRLWHATAPKVKRANSMDGAAFNVSPRKGNGGHSSGVGVRRGMMAFFDTFRNKQAATS